A window of the Streptomyces sp. JB150 genome harbors these coding sequences:
- a CDS encoding type 1 glutamine amidotransferase domain-containing protein — translation MRIAFLTAPEGVEQVELTDPWQAAEDAGHQPVLVSTKPGEIQAFHHLDKADTFPVDEVVGETSAGSFDALVLPGGVANPDFLRMDEKAVAFVRDFFTRGRPVAAICHAPWTLVEADVVRGRELTSWPSLRTDIRNAGGTWVDEQVVVCERGSGTLVTSRKPDDLKAFCAAFLDVFAKETA, via the coding sequence ATGCGCATCGCATTCCTGACCGCGCCCGAGGGCGTCGAGCAGGTGGAGCTGACCGATCCCTGGCAGGCGGCCGAGGACGCCGGGCACCAGCCGGTGCTCGTGTCGACGAAGCCGGGCGAGATCCAGGCGTTCCACCACCTCGACAAGGCGGACACGTTTCCCGTGGACGAGGTCGTCGGCGAGACGTCGGCCGGCTCCTTCGACGCGCTCGTGCTGCCGGGCGGGGTGGCCAACCCCGACTTCCTGCGGATGGACGAGAAGGCCGTCGCGTTCGTGCGGGACTTCTTCACCCGCGGGCGGCCCGTGGCGGCGATCTGCCACGCGCCGTGGACGCTCGTCGAGGCGGACGTCGTACGGGGCCGTGAGCTGACCTCCTGGCCGAGCCTGCGGACCGACATCCGCAACGCGGGCGGTACGTGGGTGGACGAGCAGGTGGTGGTCTGCGAGCGGGGCTCCGGCACGCTGGTCACCAGCCGCAAGCCGGACGACTTGAAGGCGTTCTGCGCGGCGTTCCTCGACGTCTTCGCCAAGGAGACCGCCTGA
- a CDS encoding CBS domain-containing protein produces MTADYVREVMTPGVVAVRPDASLVEAAQLMRSQNIGDVVVADGQDVVGVLTDRDITVRAVAEGRDPLTVSAGQVCTPHPAVVTPDDPVSTAVALMRQKAVRRLPVVEHGLPVGMVSLGDLAVAQEPDSALADISRAAPDDADHH; encoded by the coding sequence GTGACGGCGGACTACGTGAGGGAGGTGATGACCCCGGGCGTGGTGGCCGTCCGCCCCGACGCCTCGCTCGTCGAGGCCGCGCAGTTGATGCGCAGCCAGAACATCGGCGACGTGGTGGTGGCGGACGGACAGGACGTCGTCGGCGTGCTCACCGACCGGGACATCACCGTGCGGGCCGTCGCCGAGGGCCGCGATCCGCTCACGGTGAGCGCCGGGCAGGTGTGCACCCCGCATCCGGCGGTCGTGACCCCGGACGATCCGGTGTCGACCGCGGTGGCGCTGATGCGCCAGAAGGCGGTGCGCCGGCTGCCGGTCGTGGAGCACGGGCTGCCCGTCGGCATGGTCAGCCTGGGCGACCTCGCCGTGGCGCAGGAGCCGGACAGCGCGCTCGCGGACATCTCGCGGGCCGCGCCGGACGACGCCGACCATCACTGA
- a CDS encoding DUF6158 family protein: MNGHDERDTTMTGVDPGRLDDQQLMKELETIHRTRHDTLLYGSNDALRAHNDRMAQLEGEYLRRNPRRFVAAGRTRDGARERAGGDDGAGAATRDEGTPVGKWGPGDSGASG; encoded by the coding sequence ATGAACGGACACGACGAGCGGGATACCACGATGACCGGAGTCGACCCGGGCCGGCTGGACGACCAGCAGCTCATGAAGGAGCTGGAGACGATCCACCGCACGCGCCACGACACGCTGCTCTACGGCTCCAACGACGCGCTGCGGGCGCACAACGACCGCATGGCCCAGCTGGAGGGCGAGTACCTGCGCCGCAACCCGCGCCGCTTCGTCGCCGCGGGCCGCACCCGTGACGGCGCCCGGGAACGCGCGGGCGGCGACGACGGGGCGGGCGCCGCGACCCGGGACGAGGGCACGCCGGTCGGCAAGTGGGGGCCGGGCGACAGCGGGGCGTCGGGCTAG
- a CDS encoding DUF2795 domain-containing protein, with protein MQRGSDRLSVHRDDEMKHQLQGLLRSGHSTRTEEWHDPEPSADDDPRVAGGPGLGSLEETRLELARVLGRKPFPAGPGELIGELRRHNAPDALIEPLTRLPREDRYGNVQELAEALTRGEEAP; from the coding sequence ATGCAGCGAGGCAGTGACCGGCTGAGCGTCCACCGGGACGACGAGATGAAGCACCAACTGCAGGGCCTGCTGAGGTCCGGCCACTCCACACGGACCGAGGAGTGGCACGACCCCGAGCCCTCCGCCGACGACGACCCGCGCGTGGCGGGCGGACCGGGGCTCGGTTCCCTGGAGGAGACCCGGCTGGAGCTGGCCCGGGTGCTCGGCCGCAAGCCCTTCCCGGCCGGACCGGGCGAGCTGATCGGCGAGCTGCGCCGGCACAACGCGCCGGACGCGCTGATCGAGCCGCTGACCCGGCTGCCGCGCGAAGACCGCTACGGCAACGTCCAGGAGCTGGCCGAGGCGCTGACCCGCGGGGAGGAGGCACCGTGA
- a CDS encoding Vms1/Ankzf1 family peptidyl-tRNA hydrolase: MDLAFLHPLYEHPGPWASVYVDLSVHAEDTARQRHLTAEAMARDLRDQGADEATCDAVREAIEELRHSSEPYGRALFARAGEIVLDPSLARAPQGGSWAAWAPLPRTSPLLDLEGEDAVCVVAYIDRKGADFELRSAVTREDAGSVAGRQWPVHRTSSSDWSERHFQLRVENTWEHNAAEIADALAVCEEETRADLLILVGEERERHAVRDRLPQRLHDRVVEASHGAGSRLLDAEVEKVRAEHERARADAELERFLAGRAPDSEGRVIAAEGVPALVEAAREHRIDELLIRPDGPDNHREVWIGADPDQLAVRRTDLKVLGEQNSWPARADDALIRSAVATAAPAVSVATASGAQREDVPVGGLGALLRWS; encoded by the coding sequence ATGGACCTCGCGTTCCTGCATCCACTTTACGAACATCCGGGGCCGTGGGCCTCCGTGTACGTCGATCTGTCGGTACACGCGGAGGACACCGCCCGCCAGCGGCATCTCACCGCCGAGGCGATGGCCCGGGACCTGCGGGACCAGGGCGCCGACGAGGCCACCTGCGACGCCGTACGGGAGGCGATCGAGGAACTGCGGCACTCCTCCGAGCCGTACGGGCGGGCCCTGTTCGCCCGCGCCGGTGAGATCGTCCTCGACCCGTCCCTGGCCAGGGCCCCGCAGGGCGGCAGCTGGGCCGCCTGGGCGCCGCTGCCGCGCACCTCGCCGCTGCTCGACCTGGAGGGCGAGGACGCGGTGTGCGTCGTGGCCTACATCGACCGCAAGGGCGCCGACTTCGAGCTGCGCTCCGCGGTGACCCGCGAGGATGCGGGATCGGTGGCCGGCCGGCAGTGGCCGGTGCACCGCACCAGCTCATCGGACTGGTCGGAGCGCCACTTCCAGCTGCGGGTGGAGAACACCTGGGAGCACAACGCGGCGGAGATCGCGGACGCGCTCGCCGTCTGCGAGGAGGAGACCCGGGCGGACCTGCTCATCCTCGTCGGCGAGGAGCGGGAGCGGCACGCGGTGCGCGACCGGCTGCCGCAGCGACTGCACGACCGGGTGGTCGAGGCCTCGCACGGGGCGGGCAGCCGGCTGCTGGACGCCGAGGTGGAGAAGGTCCGGGCCGAGCACGAGCGCGCCCGCGCCGACGCCGAGCTGGAGCGGTTCCTGGCGGGCCGCGCACCGGACTCCGAGGGCCGGGTGATCGCCGCCGAGGGCGTTCCGGCGCTGGTCGAGGCCGCGCGCGAGCACCGTATCGACGAGCTGCTGATCCGCCCGGACGGCCCCGACAACCACCGCGAGGTGTGGATCGGCGCGGACCCGGACCAGCTGGCGGTGCGCCGTACGGACCTGAAGGTCCTCGGCGAGCAGAACTCCTGGCCCGCCCGTGCCGACGACGCCCTGATCCGCTCGGCGGTCGCGACCGCCGCCCCGGCCGTCTCGGTGGCCACGGCCTCCGGGGCGCAGCGGGAGGACGTTCCGGTGGGCGGCCTCGGCGCCCTGCTGCGCTGGAGCTGA